The Colletotrichum higginsianum IMI 349063 chromosome 2, whole genome shotgun sequence genome has a segment encoding these proteins:
- a CDS encoding Cell cycle control protein cdc123 yields MPSLEGLTEGQPTLDAINNATAQDTEELTFPPVTKEHILNCSYDSWFTKYRTVSIRSRIVKLSPDFVQYIRDDGIILADDDDILDEEDEGEWSASSNTAGAPRRNQHLEEDSSDDEPEADSRPPNERFPEIHQEIRNIIKELGGSVAPKLNWSAPKDAAWISPHQNTLKCTSPNDIYLLLKSSSFVSHDLEHAFEDTVSSSANRPFQPVLVLRPFFAPNPALEFRCFVKHRTLIGLCQRDWNYYPFLDGLRPALVSKVTDFFEDRLRFTFPDGSFTFDVYVPGDSDSRDELGKVRLIDINPWAPRTDSLLFSWVELLEFKVPKPMLGSVLNDEEQIEGSGADETTDDEDADELVPELRLVEKDNPAAFNFSTPQYSAHKLPKEVVDASFAGEGGLREFAQRWKEMTEAEGGGDVWENPSTAETSG; encoded by the coding sequence ATGCCGTCTCTCGAAGGCCTCACTGAGGGGCAACCAACCCTGGACGCCATAAATAATGCCACGGCACAAGACACTGAGGAGCTTACTTTTCCGCCCGTGACTAAGGAGCACATTCTAAACTGCTCGTACGACAGCTGGTTTACCAAGTATCGAACAGTGTCAATCAGGTCCAGAATTGTCAAGCTGTCGCCTGATTTTGTCCAGTACATCCGCGACGATGGCATCAttctcgccgacgacgacgatattcttgacgaggaagatgaaggggaATGGTCCGCCTCATCAAATACAGCCGGTGCGCCTAGACGAAACCAACATCTCGAGGAAGACAGCTCCGACGACGAACCTGAGGCCGACTCTCGGCCGCCGAATGAGCGCTTCCCTGAAATTCATCAGGAGATCCGGAACATTATCAAGGAATTGGGAGGCTCTGTTGCTCCCAAGCTGAACTGGTCCGCCCCGAAAGATGCAGCCTGGATCTCACCGCACCAGAACACGCTCAAGTGCACATCACCCAACGATATCTACCTCCTCCTCAAGAGCTCCAGCTTCGTCAGTCATGACCTAGAGCACGCCTTCGAGGACACCGTTTCCTCATCCGCCAATAGGCCTTTCCAGCCCGTCTTGGTCTTGAGACCCTTCTTCGCACCCAATCCGGCGCTTGAGTTTCGTTGTTTCGTCAAGCACCGCACTCTCATCGGTCTCTGCCAGCGCGATTGGAACTACTACCCCTTCCTTGACGGCCTGCGGCCAGCGCTGGTGTCCAAGGTCACCGACTTCTTCGAGGACCGTCTGCGCTTCACCTTCCCCGACGGGTCTTTTACTTTCGATGTCTACGTTCCCGGCGACAGCGACTCGCGCGATGAGCTCGGCAAGGTGCGCCTTATCGACATCAACCCCTGGGCGCCACGAACAGACAGTCTGCTCTTCAGCTGGGTCGAGTTGCTTGAGTTCAAGGTCCCTAAGCCTATGCTGGGTTCCGTTTTAAACGATGAGGAGCAGATTGAAGGCAGTGGTGCGGACGAGACGAcggatgacgaagacgccgatgAGCTGGTCCCTGAGTTGAGGTTGGTCGAGAAGGATAACCCAGCTGCCTTCAACTTCAGCACACCACAGTATTCCGCGCACAAGCTGCCCAAGGAGGTTGTAGACGCGAGTTTTGCGGGTGAGGGCGGGCTGAGGGAGTTTGCTCAGCGGTGGAAGGAAATGACGGAGGCTGAGGGTGGCGGTGATGTCTGGGAGAATCCTTCCACAGCCGAGACATCAGGCTGA
- a CDS encoding Calponin, with translation MASVTSLDKDLRKLRLDKYTPTAAKEVSSWIEGVLGERLPSGDLLDGLKDGVALCKLINLAIPSPGVKFKKSAMPFVQMENISHFLRACKQPPLNLQDHDVFLTVDLFEQKDPAQVLQCLGAFSRAAHAANPANFPSPIGSKTRGVMSPQGTGRGTPSPTRSRGLSNASGFGSPRPNLSSAKTGDPGSGRWSPTKPTSPVSSWSRKEHEGATSPAWNIAQYGYMGGASQGNLGISFGSRRQITSAGPSVPSLAEKEKRRKDKEVEEDRQRQQMEEHRRQKEEELEREAHLREEREIQRLVEEKQRQADQERRQWEEEERMWKLTEEKRRKEEVEAETRLVEERNRARSKSDARLRGQFLSQYQSEQGIKPQKTGADRIAELEKELEEARERERRYELERQGRPGRALAVTNDPKARLRSRSRPSDGTPSRQDSWSRNEREVLQTAWSQHQEAQDDDEPPAPPPRSPKPLPDPMAVAQPPQNVVAHTTGGRPLPDPAAYKAATQAPPSRTDRFLASNAAPALPGAKQTYSRELSATAEQDAEDRRRAQSQNKTKAGGWASKSLLEREMEMERERQREWEEAQKETAKAVPAGNGVDGIGGGIGGRWDVSQWSGYTGGDNQNKGAQGIGAGRRQIVGPRPLPNVPR, from the exons ATGGCGTCAGTAACGTCCTTAGACAAGGATCTGCGAAAGTTGCGCCTCGACAAGTATACGCCCACTGCTGCGAAAGAGGTCAGCAGCTGGATTGAGGGGGTTTTGGGAGAGAGGTTGCCTTCTGGTGACCTCCTTGACGGGCTGAAAGATGGTGTCGCTTTGTGCAA ATTGATTAACCTTGCGATACCATCACCCGGCGTCAAGTTCAAGAAGTCTGCGATGCCTTTCGTTCAGATGGAGAACATTTCGCACTTTCTGCGCGCCTGCAAACAGCCCCCTCTGAACCTTCAAGACCACGACGTCTTCCTCACCGTCGACCTTTTCGAACAAAAAGATCCTGCCCAGGTGCTGCAATGCCTCGGAGCCTTTAGCCGTGCCGCACACGCAGCAAACCCGGCCAACTTCCCGTCGCCCATCGGCTCCAAAACCCGCGGGGTGATGAGCCCTCAAGGCACTGGGCGTGGAACCCCTTCGCCTACGAGATCGCGCGGGTTGTCCAATGCATCTGGATTCGGTTCCCCTCGGCCTAACCTATCCAGTGCCAAGACTGGGGACCCGGGCTCGGGGAGATGGAGTCCGACCAAGCCCACGTCTCCCGTTAGCAGCTGGAGTAGGAAGGAACATGAAGGCGCCACTTCTCCAGCATGGAACATCGCTCAGTATGGCTACATGGGCGGTGCTAGCCAAGGAAACCTAGGCATTTCGTTCGGAAGCCGGCGGCAGATCACAAGTGCTGGCCCTTCTGTTCCTAGTCTTGCCGAGAAGGAAAAACGGCGAAAAGATAAAGAAGTCGAGGAGGATCGTCAGCGGCAACAGATGGAGGAGCATCGGCGTCAAAAAGAGGAAGAGCTCGAGCGCGAAGCTCATCTGCGAGAAGAGCGAGAGATTCAGCGTCTCGTGGAGGAGAAGCAAAGACAAGCCGATCAAGAGCGACGCCAAtgggaagaggaagagcgCATGTGGAAGCTGACAGAAGAGAAGCGTCGCAAGGAGGAAGTAGAGGCCGAAACCCGCTTGGTCGAGGAACGAAACCGCGCCAGAAGCAAGAGTGATGCTCGCCTGCGGGGACAATTTCTCAGCCAGTACCAGTCGGAGCAGGGCATCAAGCCCCAGAAGACCGGGGCTGACCGGATTGCTGAGCTGGAGAAGGAGCTCGAAGAAGCTCGGGAGCGAGAAAGACGATATGAGCTTGAGCGCCAAGGGCGTCCGGGCAGGGCCCTTGCCGTCACCAATGATCCCAAGGCCCGGCTTAGGTCTAGGAGTCGGCCGTCAGACGGAACACCCAGCCGCCAAGATTCATGGTCCAGAAACGAGCGCGAGGTGCTCCAGACTGCGTGGTCTCAACACCAAGAGGCGCaagacgatgatgagccCCCTGCACCGCCCCCGAGATCTCCAAAGCCCCTTCCGGATCCGATGGCAGTCGCTCAACCGCCTCAAAATGTTGTGGCTCACACGACGGGTGGTCGACCTCTTCCAGACCCTGCCGCGTACAAGGCGGCGACTCAGGCCCCACCCAGCCGAACAGACCGGTTCCTCGCTAGCAACGCCGCGCCGGCCTTACCCGGCGCTAAGCAGACTTACTCTCGCGAGCTGAGCGCTACGGCAGAGCAAGATGCTGAGGATCGCCGACGCGCTCAAAGCCAGAATAAGACCAAGGCAGGAGGCTGGGCGTCCAAATCGCTCCTCGAGCGCGAAATGGAGATGGAGCGTGAGCGTCAGCGTGAATGGGAAGAAGCTCAGAAGGAGACGGCCAAGGCTGTTCCTGCTGGGAACGGCGTCGACGGTATTGGCGGTGGCATCGGAGGCCGCTGGGATGTCAGCCAGTGGTCTGGTTACACTGGGGGCGACAACCAGAACAAGGGCGCCCAGGGAATTGGAGCTGGTCGTAGACAGATTGTCGGACCGAGACCGCTGCCTAATGTCCCGCGATAA
- a CDS encoding Carboxylic ester hydrolase: protein MPAGALALVALLAAAVSCAPSIQDLRTDITIIRDNDLLDLKSPTVNASALFLRSRVPFSEAKAACNKLGEQLWAPESNSTKRILSILGYQEADVDLSAIWVAPNEDDGPKTINLRSEVSSASASAINPVLCMHTAPLSNGVTQDNTEKWHVVVHSNREDVLGFRDRNSFRFQGMRFATKTERFAYPRMYRGSGGNATALEFGSPCYQGFGEEDCHYLNVYTPYLPRNRRIDNGLRPVMLWIYGGALTSGFGSDPLFDGGNLASRGDVVVVTINYRLGTLGFLALDDGETNGNFGLADQILALDWVREHIRDFGGDPDKITVFGQSAGAASVRAMMASPKAAGKFAAAIPMSNLGGISYGASYSRYFSIEDQLDLVGNAILGTTNCANATSQVECLRKVPVGSLGPGARYLVNDGVYLTTDELQLKGDPLNVHVMMGITSEDGLPFLIFPRNGTVINDTRWLTSQGLPAPSEDLFPPTNTKNATRAAFGIGARLATDAMFRCVDQATVYAGLDSGVFGPEVYYYELERTYQTPEWPRLDICEAPKSEAHPTGDPDSATNNLRCHSGDLLPLFGNIVRQGNPLRDENDLPWQQYLVDTITSFARTYNPNPERAFLEARGFESTLKAQEKSGPWQPSVRGEMKMRRIDWPVERNMMRGFKDIEQCKWLKLPLDYYV from the exons ATGCCCGCGGGAGCGCTCGCTCTGGTCGCCTTACTAGCTGCAGCTGTTTCGTGCGCACCGTCAATCCAGGACCTGAGGACCGACATAACCATCATTCGAGACAATGATCTGCTGG ACTTGAAAAGCCCTACGGTAAACGCCAGCGCTCTGTTCCTCCGCAGCAGAGTGCCTTTCAGCGAGGCGAAAGCCGCGTGCAACAAGCTGGGCGAGCAGCTGTGGGCTCCCGAGTCGAACAGCACCAAGAGGATCCTGTCGATCCTTGGCTATCAAGAGGCGGATGTCGACTTGTCCGCGATATGGGTAGCGCCgaacgaagacgacggtcCGAAGACGATCAACCTGAGGAGTGAGGTCTCCTCCGCCAGTGCCTCCGCTATCAATCCTGTCCTGTGTATGCACACGGCGCCGCTATCCAACGGCGTGACCCAGGACAATACCGAAAAGTGGCACGTGGTCGTTCACTCCAACAGGGAAGATGTTCTCGGTTTTCGGGACAGGAATAGCTTCCGTTTTCAGGGCATGCGGTTCGCAACGAAAACAGAGCGCTTCGCCTATCCCAGGATGTATCGAGGCTCCGGCGGTAATGCTACGGCGCTCGAGTTCGGCTCTCCTTGCTACCAGGGGTTCGGCGAGGAAGATTGCCATTACCTGAACGTTTACACGCCGTATCTTCCTCGCAACAGACGCATCGACAACGGGCTCCGGCCGGTCATGCTCTGGATCTACGGCGGGGCTCTGACGAGCGGCTTCGGCAGTGACCCATTGTTCGACGGAGGGAATCTGGCTTCTCGTGGCGACGTCGTGGTTGTCACCATCAACTACCGCCTCGGAACTCTGGGCTTTTTGGCGCTGGACGACGGGGAGACGAACGGCAATTTCGGTCTCGCCGATCAGATTCTGGCGTTGGACTGGGTCCGAGAACACATTCGAGATTTTGGGGGTGATCCCGACAAGATCACCGTCTTCGGCCAGTCCGCCGGTGCGGCCTCTGTCCGAGCCATGATGGCGTCGCCGAAAGCTGCTGGGAAGTTCGCTGCAGCTATTCCTATGAGTAATCTGGGGGGCATATCGTACGGGGCATCCTACTCCAGATATTTTTCGATCGAAGATCAGCTGGACCTTGTAGGAAATGCCATACTTGGCACCACGAACTGCGCCAACGCAACATCGCAGGTCGAATGTCTCCGGAAAGTACCTGTCGGAAGTCTTGGGCCCGGCGCGCGATACCTCGTCAATGACGGTGTTTATCTGACGACGGACGAGCTGCAGCTGAAGGGCGATCCGTTGAACGTCCATGTGATGATGGGCATTACATCCGAGGACGGCTTGCCGTTCTTGATCTTCCCGCGCAATGGGACTGTCATCAACGATACTCGCTGGCTTACTTCGCAGGGTCTTCCGGCGCCTTCGGAGGACCTTTTTCCTCCGACAAACACGAAGAATGCGACTCGGGCGGCGTTTGGTATAGGTGCTCGGCTGGCAACTGACGCCATGTTCCGCTGTGTCGACCAGGCCACTGTGTACGCAGGTTTAGATAGCGGCGTGTTCGGGCCCGAGGTGTACTACTACGAACTCGAGCGGACGTACCAGACGCCAGAATGGCCGAGGCTCGACATCTGTGAGGCACCCAAGTCTGAGGCGCATCCCACGGGAGACCCTGACTCGGCCACCAACAACCTACGATGCCACTCGGGCGACCTGCTGCCGCTCTTCGGCAACATTGTGCGTCAGGGAAACCCATTGCGCGATGAAAACGACTTGCCCTGGCAGCAATACCTCGTCGACACCATCACTTCATTTGCCAGGACATATAATCCCAACCCGGAGAGGGCGTTTCTCGAGGCGAGAGGGTTCGAGAGCACGCTGAAGGCGCAGGAGAAGTCGGGCCCATGGCAGCCGTCTGTAAGAGGTGAGATGAAGATGAGAAGAATCGACTGGCCTGTGGAGCGTAATATGATGAGGGGTTTCAAGGATATTGAGCAGTGCAAGTGGTTGAAGTTGCCGCTTGATTATTACGTTTGA
- a CDS encoding Guanine nucleotide-binding protein alpha subunit has protein sequence MGCGMSTEDKEGKARNEEIENQLKRDKMMQRNEIKMLLLGAGESGKSTILKQMKLIHEGGYSRDERESFKEIIFSNTVQSMRVILEAMESLELPLEDQRMEYHVQTIFMQPAQIEGDVLPPEVGSAIEALWKDRGVQECFKRSREYQLNDSARYYFDNIARIAAPDYMPNDQDVLRSRVKTTGITETTFIIGDLTYRMFDVGGQRSERKKWIHCFENVTTILFLVAISEYDQLLFEDETVNRMQEALTLFDSICNSRWFIKTSIILFLNKIDRFKEKLPVSPMKNYFPDYEGGDDYAAACDYILNRFVSLNQHETKQIYTHFTCATDTTQIRFVMAAVNDIIIQENLRLCGLI, from the exons ATGGGTTGCGGAATGAGCACGGAGGATAAAGAGGGCAAGGCCCGCAATGAGGAGATCGAGAACCAGTTGAAGAGGGACAAGATGATGCAGCGCAATGAGATCAAGATGCTTCTTCTGG GTGCTGGTGAATCCGGAAAGTCGACGATCCTGAAGCAGATGAAGCTGATCCACGAGGGCGGCTACTCGCGTGATGAGCGGGAATCCTTCAAGGAAATCATCTTCAGCAACACGGTGCAATCGATGCGTGTcatcctcgaggccatggagTCGCTGGAGCTGCCCCTTGAGGACCAGCGCATGGAGTACCACGTCCAGACTATCTTCATGCAGCCCGCCCAAATCGAAGGAGACGTTCTGCCGCCCGAAGTCGGAAGCGCGATCGAGGCTTTGTGGAAGGACCGTGGCGTGCAGGAGTGCTTCAAGCGCTCTCGCGAATACCAGCTCAACGACTCTGCGAGATA CTACTTCGACAACATTGCACGTATCGCCGCTCCCGATTACATGCCCAACGACCAGGATGTCTTGCGATCGCGTGTCAAAACGACGGGTATCACGGAAACCACGTTCATCATTGGTGACCTGACGTACAGAATGTTCGATGTCGGTGGTCAACGATCTGAGCGAAAGAAGTGGATTCATTGCTTCGAGAACGTCACCAcgatcctcttcctcgtcgccatctccgAGTACGACCAGCTGCTCTTCGAGGACGAGACTGTCAACCGCATGCAGGAGGCTCTCACATTGTTCGACTCCATCTGCAACTCGAGATGGTTCATCAAGACATCTATCATCCTCTTTCTCAACAAGATCGACCGGTTTAAGGAGAAGCTTCCGGTCAGCCCTATGAAGAACTACTTCCCCGACTACGAGGGTGGCGATGACTACGCCGCAGCGTGCGACTACATTTTGAACCGATTCGTCAGCCTGAATCAGCATGAAACTAAGCAAATCTACACGCACTTCACCTGCGCGACAGACACAACTCAGATCCGCTTCGTCATGGCGGCAGTGAATG ACATCATCATTCAGGAGAACCTGCGGTTGTGCGGCCTGATTTAA
- a CDS encoding Pre-mRNA-splicing factor CWC21, which translates to MSDNVGLSTPRGSGTSGYVQRNLAHMRPRDYGAPYPPKDADSFRHKQRQPDKEILEHDRKREVEVKVLDLRDTLEDEGLDEEEVERRCDEMRTKLLAELEKQKNSRGGGAGPVRKHFKSHQVHEMADAKIKESERLRNALRISKDYEEGSHWKRQEERLRGSLEKDTKREDVD; encoded by the exons ATGTCTGACAACGTCGGTCTCTCAACGCCTCGCGGCAGCGGTACTTCGGGCTATGTCCAACGCAACCTCGCGCACATGCGCCCGCGCGACTACGGTGCGCCCTACCCCCCAAAGGATGCGGACTCGTTCCGCCACAAGCAGCGACAGCCCGATAAGGAGATATTGGAGCACGACCGTAAGCGCGAGGTAGAGGTCAAGGTGCTCGACCTGCGTGACACTCTCGAAGATGAAGG tctcgacgaagaggaagtAGAGAGACGATGCGATGAGATGCGAACGAAGctgctggccgagctcgagaaaCAGAAGAATAGCCGAGGTGGCGGTGCCGGACCCGTACGCAAGCACTTCAAAAGTCACCAAGTGCACGAGATGGCCGACGCCAAGATCAAAGAGAGCGAGAGACTACGGAACGCATTGAGAATAAGTAAAGATTACGAGGAGGGAAGCCATTGGAAGAGACAAGAGGAGAGGCTCCGGGGTTCCCTAGAGAAGGATACCAAGAGGGAGGACGTCGACTAG